GAAATTCTATGGCACGACGGAAGAACAGCTGGCCATGGTCGCGGTGAAGAACCGCCGCAACGGCTTGAATAACAAAAAGGGTCAGATGCAGAAAGCGATTACGCTGGAAGAGGCGATGAGCTCCAGGGCGATCGTCCGTCCGCTGAAACTGACGGACTGCTGTCCGGTGACGGACGGCGGGGCGGCAATCATCCTGGCCTGTGAGGAAAAGGCCAAGGATCTGACCAACAAGCCCCTGGTTTATATTCGAGGCAGCGCACAGGGGACCCAGCACCAGATGTCGGCCAATTTCAACAACGGTGTCTGGTCGACCTGGGACACTTTGAGGATTGTAGGCCAGAATGCCTATAAGCACGCCAGGGTGACCCCTCAGGATATCAATGTAGCCCAGACGCATGACTGCTTCACCATTTCAGAAATCGTTGAAGTTGAAGAACTCGGTTTCTGCAAGAAGGGTGAGGGCGGACCCTTTACCCAGTCGGGACAATCCGACTTCGGCGGCCAGGTGCCCGTCAATACGGATGGTGGTTTGTTGGCCTGCGGACACCCCTTCGGGGGAACCGGCATCCGCCAGGGGATTGAAATCATGCACCAGTTGAGGGGCGATGCCGTGAAGCAGGTGGAAGGAGCCAGAATCGGCCTGACCCATAACTTGAGCGGTTTGATCTCTGCACACACAGTCTTAATTTACGGGAGGGATATGGAATAATGAGTATCACAGAAGGAAAATATGCAGCTTCGATGGATATGTGGCCTCTGCAGGGCAAGCAGTTCACCCGGATCTACCCCTTTTTCGATAACCTGAAGGAAGGGAGACTGACGACCACCAAGTGCAAAGACTGTGGGACCCTGTCGTTCCCCCCCCGCGGCGTGATCTGTCCGCAATGTTTATCGGAGAACCTGGAATGGGTTGATCTCCCCACCCGGGGCAAGGCCCTCAGTGTGACTTATGAAGAAGTGGGCGTGCCGATCGGGTTTGAAACGCCGCTGGTCCACGCAATGATTGATCTCGGCGGTGTGATGACCCTTTTCAGCCGGATCAAGGACTGTCCGATGGGGGCGTTGAATGTAGGAGATGAAGTGAAACTGGTGGTCTTCCCGGTAGACCCGCTTCCCTTCGACGGCAAAAAAGGTGAAGACAACGTGATCCAGAGAGTCTTTTTCTGCTTTGAAAAGGCCTGAAATCAATAAACCCGTTTACCCCCGGAATACCCTCCGGGGGTAAACGGCTTATCCTCTGCTTTATTCTTTTGAGCAGTCAACCGTTAAGGGGGGGTGAGCACTTGGACTTTGAGCTTGATCAAGAGCTATTAGCGCTTAAGGAATCCGTGCAGAAGCTGGTGCAGGAAAAAGTGGCGCCACGGGCTGGGGAACTCGATGAAATCGGTGGCTATCCCTGGGATATCAAGGAAGCCTTCGCGGAAAACAGGATACTGGCCATACCTTTTCCTTCAGAGTATGGTGGGACTGGTGGAAAGGCCCTTCCCATGGCGATCGCTGTGGAAGAAATATCCAAAGCAAGTTGCTCCGTGGCCATGATGCTGAGCGGTCAGTGTCTTGGCTCGGCGGCAATCACGATTGCCGGGACGGAAGAACAGAAACAGCAGTTTCTGCCTGACCTAGCGAAGGGTAAAACCTTGGCTGCCTATGGGCTCACCGAGCCTGACGCCGGGTCGGACGTGGCAAGCCTGCAGACCACGGCCGTGCGGGATGGGGATGATTACGTGGTCACCGGATCCAAACGATTTATTACCTATGGGGATATCGCTGACGTGATGACCCTCTTTGTGAAGACCGTGGATCCAGCGACCAAGGAAAAGAAGGTGTCCTGTCTCGTGGCGGAGAGGGGGACGGGCTGGATTGTCAGCAAGTTGGAACATAAAATAGGGATTAAAGGTTCGACAACGACGGAGTTGTTCCTCGATGAGCTTCGGGTCCCTGTAAAAAACCTGTTGGGTAAGGAAGGAGACGGGTTTAAGATCGCCATGCAGGTCCTTGACAAAACGAGAACCAGCATTGCGGCGCAGGCCGTTGGTATGGCGCAGGGCGCCCTTGACTGTGCGGTGCAGTTCGCCCGTGAGCATCTGCAGAACGGCAAACCGATCGGCAGAAAGCAGGGAATCCAGATGAAGCTGGCCGATATGGAGATGAAAACGGAGGCCGCCCGTTTCCTGACCTACATGGCTGCGGACAAATATGACCGGCATGATCCGGACCGGGGCAGGTATTCCGCCTGCGCCAAGGCCTATGCCTCCGATCTCGCCATGGAGGTGATCGGCGGCGCGATCCAGGTACTGGGGGAATATGGCTATACCAAGAAGTACCCGGTGGAGCGAATGTTCCGGGATGCCAAGGTTCAGCAGATTTACGAAGGAACAAACGAGATCCAGCGGATCGTCATTGCCCGCAGTCTCTTGGGCAAGGGTTTTTAAAAATATAAATCGACGGTGAACTTCATAATGGCCCTTTTCGGGGGCCGTTTGAAAATAAAAGGAGGAGCGGAATGAAGGAAGTCAAGACAGTTGGAGTTGTCGGTTTTGGCGTAATGGGCGCCGCAATCGGGCTCAATGCCGCAATGAGCGGATATCGGGTTGTCTTTAAGGAACTCAATGACGAGCTGGTCAAAGCCATGTATGGCAAATTCGTGGCCAAGGCCATGGCCAAGAGGGTCGAACAGGGCAAGATGTCCCAGGAGGAAGCGGACAAGATCTGCGGGGCGATTACCGG
This genomic interval from Syntrophus gentianae contains the following:
- a CDS encoding acyl-CoA dehydrogenase family protein encodes the protein MDFELDQELLALKESVQKLVQEKVAPRAGELDEIGGYPWDIKEAFAENRILAIPFPSEYGGTGGKALPMAIAVEEISKASCSVAMMLSGQCLGSAAITIAGTEEQKQQFLPDLAKGKTLAAYGLTEPDAGSDVASLQTTAVRDGDDYVVTGSKRFITYGDIADVMTLFVKTVDPATKEKKVSCLVAERGTGWIVSKLEHKIGIKGSTTTELFLDELRVPVKNLLGKEGDGFKIAMQVLDKTRTSIAAQAVGMAQGALDCAVQFAREHLQNGKPIGRKQGIQMKLADMEMKTEAARFLTYMAADKYDRHDPDRGRYSACAKAYASDLAMEVIGGAIQVLGEYGYTKKYPVERMFRDAKVQQIYEGTNEIQRIVIARSLLGKGF
- a CDS encoding thiolase family protein, producing the protein MRNVCVIAGGQNLWGMRQATQRDMIQEAGKACFDDNPIVKNTDIDGFIVGACHTERCSFQTHLAPQAAECLGIKPVNLCCRVELLCATGSTGIILADAMIRSGKADVVMVCGVEKLYMPQRWEIPFSELGTCDHEFDCTNGMGLPPPAFATVAQQHMKFYGTTEEQLAMVAVKNRRNGLNNKKGQMQKAITLEEAMSSRAIVRPLKLTDCCPVTDGGAAIILACEEKAKDLTNKPLVYIRGSAQGTQHQMSANFNNGVWSTWDTLRIVGQNAYKHARVTPQDINVAQTHDCFTISEIVEVEELGFCKKGEGGPFTQSGQSDFGGQVPVNTDGGLLACGHPFGGTGIRQGIEIMHQLRGDAVKQVEGARIGLTHNLSGLISAHTVLIYGRDME
- a CDS encoding Zn-ribbon domain-containing OB-fold protein, coding for MSITEGKYAASMDMWPLQGKQFTRIYPFFDNLKEGRLTTTKCKDCGTLSFPPRGVICPQCLSENLEWVDLPTRGKALSVTYEEVGVPIGFETPLVHAMIDLGGVMTLFSRIKDCPMGALNVGDEVKLVVFPVDPLPFDGKKGEDNVIQRVFFCFEKA